The nucleotide window attaacaatttttaaGCTTTATTTAGGTACGATCGGATCGATGATAGCTCACTGGCACCTAAGACTGAGTTTTCGGCTAGATCCGGCTGCCTAGCAGCTCGTCCTGGAATGTGGTCAATATTACAGTCGATCCTAGTATTTTCAAACGTCCCAGATGCTCTTCAAGCATTAAAATcgccataggtaaacccgaatccTCAGTTTTCTTATTTACTAGTAtcgggtttagaataaaaatttataaaatatttatgggtgattacaaaattataattcttattgcaatagtcttataaccATGTTAAGGACCGCATGGCGAgtttacaaaatttttaaagttagtttggataatttttggaaaatattaattttaagccTGATAATTGAATTGTCTAATTGAGCGAGTTTGatctggtttggagggcccaagaggggtcatgtgatattgatgagatgtgaataTGGGACTTGTGActttagaagtgtgatttgaactACTTTGCAGATTGAGTAGGTTCTAAGTACAGGGGAAATTCTGCAGAAATTTTGGCAAGATCTtaagaattattttgattttatagtttaaatcaattatttaattttgtcagTCTTTTGATAGAGGTCAGTGTATATGTTTAAGTAGTCGATGCAGGCCGTCTTCTCCTTTCAGCCAGACCAGTTGCAATCCAGTTAACTAATCTGTAAgtatatattgattttatttataatttcaatattattatatattcaaggcatgctcatgcatcacatgtaaatatatgtatatagctaAATACTAAGCATgcgttattttgcattttcttattTACAAAAGTGGCTGTGGATGTCACCTTAGGTTAATTTGAAACTATGTGCGTGTGTCGGCATgcgtgttgtaacacccctacatgcatagtcctatgtattttactattccggtgatctgtgtcggtccgaacaattaagaggattagaaccatgtttaagtcatctaaaaaaGGACTGAATGAAAAATAAATAGCCACTATATGATGATGAAATGAAAATTCAGAAAACAAAGcacaatgggttaaatgagccgggggtcacagcgatgggtgaccacaccgggaagtgactacgaggtcagttaTAACCCTATTTTCATACGGAGCATTGTGACACCGCGGGCCTAAGAATTATTACGAAGTTAgggaaaatgtgaaaatcacaggaaAATGTTTAGAACCAGattaaataattagatcagggttccgAAAGAAATACAGAATTATTGGTAAATCAGATCAGACCggcaaggggcaaattggtcaattcacccttagacgTGACTCTTGGccaaattgtccaataaaatatgagatattaaaattgtgaaatatagaattaaatcgaagaagttatggaaaatcaaaagaaaagaaatgaaaatttaaacaatttgtgatatcatcatgatgatgcaactatgacttcataaataattataaatttaattaactaatttgactaagtcaaaataaggATAAATAcacttaaatgaaaaaaaaaaaaagagggtctTCTTTTTCCTAGCCGTAGCCCtttctcatctctctctctttttattttctcCACCATTGTTAAAggataaaagcttgaatttctttGGTTCTCTTCCATAAATCCCCCAAATCCCAACACTAAATCTCACCCTTAGACATAGATAAactctttgggagcaagaaggaagagaaaaattggagaattgaagaactagggaattcacaaattgaggtaagtgcaacttcAAGCTTAGATTCTTATCAAATTCATggatttaagtttaaatgtgatgaaatttcattagaaataaagaaaaccatGATTGAATAATGGAAGTGAAAATTCAGTAGCCATGGGGTTAGGAGATGTTAAAGTGctttagttcaattaattatgtatgtaagCTTGATTAAGCATGTAGAGATGATTAGAACACCTTAATTGCAAGAATTGAGGAATTTAGGAAATTAGGGCTCTTGGCCAATGaggaattggaaaaaaaaaaaaaaattggggttTTTTGAGATTGaggcaaattgacctaattgagactcaaaATGTTCAATTGGGGCCAATTAGGGTGCGTTGGAATGGTGATGAATGGCCTTGAATTCGGATTGGTAAggatccaattttggacagccagacCTTGGTCCACTCCAAGGATCACAACTGTAATTctgccactccaattggtgtgagaccaattggagatgaaattagacacataattccATAATTTTCGTGCAGAAACCTTGCCCTGAAAATGactttaagttagtgaacaattaggtcaaacccggaattagcacactgccactatacaaaaatgactaaatgaatagtgtttgttcattagaccataacttggtctagacaggtccaaatgatctgatttttaaaccattagacagctatgacatagtactacaactttcatgaagaacacaaatccaaattctatccataaccaagtcaatttgccAACCAAAATTTGgtcaccaaaactaccagaaccagaaatttcccagaatttctgggttgttaccaatccggccagccttagaaaaatagacataacttgtgctacaaaacaccaaatggagtaattcaaaaagggaattaaagttaagacaataaggaacaacgttGATGAAGGgtacttagccaaattcctacagtaaccagaccaatagaacagtagaaaatagtgatccaaaactgaaaatttacaatttctcttaggaagctttgaatttggaatggcaatcaatgccaacaaatttgacacccaaaatgtggtatgtgggtgaaattagagttaataaacctatttagtatgaaaaagtcaacattttgacttgaatagtgcaataaATAGTGCCACTATAAACAAAAATGTAGAGGACCCAAATTTATAAAcggtaataggtaggataagtctgcaaaaataaaattattcgaattaattattagaaatggattgaatggatattgaagcactttaaatttatgtgtttcagttgcaaAGGGGTCTTTGAAGGAAAAACGAAAATTGGAGTAAATTAAGGTAACAAAaggggtttgtgcacaactagttttcaatttaTAAGGTTTTGCATATCTcatttgattaaatgattttatgttctttatgtattatgtttatcaagtattgaaattaattcaacaaatattgaaatgtgctacaatatgaatgagtttagttttgggaaATGGATAAGTTATGACTTTATTTTTGTTATGGATCGAATAAAATTTtctttggaaaaattttgattggaaaataattttcatggaaaaaggaCAAATTatgctttgaattgtgatggaCATGGAAATTATCGGTTATTAAAATTGGCATTGAATTGAATTTTATTGTGATTTCATGCTCACAAAAACGATAATAAAATTTATGAtggtgttttatatctcactacaaATGCTCGACATgttattacccgtccctcatttgttgaggagacactagagttagctttgttgaggagacactagagttagctttgttttgattaccatggtatgtgcacatgcCTAGATCTTCCTCTTATCAGAGATTAGATCTAAGTTAAACTTGACCCTTTTCGGAAGTAATTTGTTATGGATGTAATGTGCACGATTCGAtcttcccgaccatagggagtgagaatcactttgaagattggcccttacggattagtcatGCATAAAGTTAGTGAGATTAAGAATGGTTTTTGGAAAAATGAGCAATGGTGATTTTAAAATGAGATttgtgtataattgattttagtgaaatttactttttattttcataatttgatGGGATTATTTTAAATGTCTAATTATGAtttaataaattatgattattgatCAAGGTCATttgaacaaatgatttatattattggcagcgtttattttgatttttggaattttaatgaattaaaggatttccaaattcttgttataattttgtcaatgtatattgtattacattttaaattatagttgtgcactactgagttcatcactcaatgatagctttgtatgttgtcgccgGTAGAAGTaaggatagagcagctgagtgagatcacttgaagctgCGCCTTAAAGATACATTGGGACTAGCTTCAGGTATATTATGGGTATAcatttgtatattagattttgatgtaatcacataattatatgtatataatttcaTTTGAGCAATTGCATAAATacttttgtaatgttattttaaaatgtaatcaaatacaaattactgTAATATTAGTTTGAGATTTTAATTACTTATAAAGTTTTTTTATACTAATTTTAGTACttcaatgaatgtaaatatttaaattcttgtaTTTTGTGAATGATAACTTATTTCTTTTACATTGAAAATTTGTGACATTGAAATAAAATGGTTCAGTGTTGGTTTAAATTAAATTGCGTTTGATTGCGAATTGAGCTTCTTGTATGGGATTGAATTGGGAGATGAAATGGATTTTATTGGAGTTatggttgagaaaacatattgggagtatttttctcttcaggttttgaagaactgttttctcaaaatacagccggcactctgccaaaattttgaaaaaatttcgtaacaccagattttaagtgAGGATTTGATCCGCgactaaaatttcaattaaaggctttttaataaatatccaACGTTCcgaccactataaaaatgatcgtaaatagttttaaaatcccttatagtttatttaatggtttaccggtaggcgaagtacaataatttattagatatacaacaggatcatgttacatcttacgaggagtagggtgtgacacgtgTGGTGTAGTGTAATGGATATAGGTAGGACGGgcaaatcggcttgagctagtctcacttGGGGGCATGGTCTTTTTTGTGATAGTCAAGGTGAGTACAGCTTTGAGTTGACATCACTGACCcctgcatttggattattaagcgaaagtccggctcgaGTTAATCTCGCTGGCAGGCATTAGATTAaaaagctgtataggggatcagctcccatatgtatatatatccAATGTAATatacgggtgtgtgagtgctctaaattattctttgtgtgagtgctctaaattattctTTATGCGAGTGTTGTTTGAACTTGGCTAAATATGATGATCTGTGTTGCATTTtatccttagggatgcattagtgctagatagttatagaaattatacttaaaattaatatcttactctatgagtcgaacgcttactcctattcaccctatttttctaggctataggaggagttctttttcagaataacctgcttcATTCCTTGCAGGTTTATTAGcaattatttatttgtattattattttctaaaattgtaaTCTAGAACTCTATATGTGTTAGCTGTAGCATGGATATTGTCAGGGACAGTGTTAATTTGAGTTATTGGTTTTTAATAAGTGAAAAATGTTTTATGATtaaaaattttgtaaataatAGTATTAGGATTGAGCTTGGCTCCCCTAGTTTTGGTTCTTGATGGTTATTGGGTTGGGTTGACTCGAAAATAAGTTGCaacattctattttattttattcatatgTTGGGTCTCAGTTTTTTACTCTAGTTATGGATTTGGGAATAgtgaggcttactacgggtctcggaagCTTTATACTGGCCTAGTTCACAATGCCAGTCCAGGCCGTgagattgggtcgtgacattaatgttttataataatttataattattatgataaaTAGTAACTAAAAATTTTGAGTCTACAGGAATAAAATAGAGACAAATTTTCATagcacaagaaattaaattattttccttCAATAATTCATCTATTTTAGAATTGGTagtgaaattaattttaaatttgataaaattattattcctAGAATTgaaggaaaatttttaaattttacaagaGTGTGCTTTATAGCTTAAATAAAGTGTTTAAAAAATTGTCATGTGGCACAATCtcctttttttaatattttttataagaaattaacttattatattaaataCTACTTTACCTTAAGCTAAAATATTCATTCAACTAATAAATGAGGATGGCTAGGATATGAACTTCGGACCTTTTGATTTAAAAACTTTGATACTATGTCAAAAAACCATTCTATTAGGATAAAAAaacatagatttttttttttttttgagttcttGCAGTTCAATGTGAATTTGCAATTGcctattttgagaaattgaaccaAAAACCTTGCTTAAGGCTTGCCAGAcatcaaaagaagaagaaaagccaaTCACATATGGAAATATTTCTTCAGTAAGGGAAGAAGCAACCATGATAACAGCATTTGATCATTTGGAAACCAAGATTCATACTCAGGATTGCAAACAAGTTCAAAAGTGGAGGTACCAATGATAATTTTCGTTGGAAAAAGACATGCACCATTAACAAAACCATGTAGTTTTTTATAGTTAAGTGAATGAATGGGCTAAGCCAAGAGTCTGTGACGAGTGAGATGGGCTTACTCAGGTTAAGGCTAACCATTGCAAAAAGGTTCGAACTAACCAATTAGGTAGCTAACCTATCACTTTTGTAAGCCCTTTGAATTACTTGTAATCTTTCGATGTGGAGCACTTAACACCTCACTGTAAGTGGTAACCATTTTGGTTGACACTTAAACCTTGAAATCCTCCCCCTTCAACCTTTGAACTTTGATACAACTACAACAtttggaaccttgaatttgaattGAACCAGGCCAGACCTGCTCTGATATAATTCAAACGTTAAGAATGGcaatttttctattttaattgtATAAAGTGTTAGAAAAGAGGCTTATATACTTATTACAATGTGAAATATGCTAGTTGTATAGGTAAGCTAATGACAAATTGAATAAGTTAGAAGAAGAATAGGATAAAGATATCCTATGTATCCTAACACACTCAATATAAAAGTTTAAATTTGTATGTAAGGGCTCCAATAATATCTTTATATCTCTATGTCATTTAACAAACAGACAGGGCAATCATGAGGCACCTGTGATCATTTTTAAACTAAAACTATAATATGtagaatttatttaataaaaattaaaatataaaaaatttatttaactataatttttttttgaaaaaatctaATGTGACTATTAACCTAAAATTAAAGAGCCAAAATAAACCTGTGATCTTATTAATAATAATTGTTGATTCTCAtaacaaaattatttaaatattacttCATTTATTTCAAGGAAAACATTTTTCTGGtaaatatttttcacattttatattatttgagagtaaaaaataaaatactataGGAAAATCATTTTTCCAGtcatgaacaaatattgttcaaaTTAAGAGAAATAGCTTCCTGTTTCAAAATTGATGGTCATTTTCTCAGATACTTGCTTAActattattagttttttttttttttttctacttagGCTTTTGGATTACGTGACTAATGATTAATTagtgtctaatttttttttattttttctttttacttaatttttgacaataaatttaattatttggaaattaatttttattttcattaaataataaaaaataatttatctttttaaaaaaaaaataacaaaaaatattttacgcaaaaaatttttttgacaaataaattattttttttataaaataaactgTTACactaaatatttttctttttctatatGAAAAATTGTCCGCATCATGCACTTCCAAATCACAGTAAAGATAAAACTTGAAGGGTAACTGAAGTTTATGGAAACGATGTGAAAGCAATTTCAACTAAACCACACAGGCTATTATTATCAGCACACATTAACAGTTACAATGGGCGTACGTGTCACTAATGATTGGTTTATACATGATGCAATTTATCATAATAGAAAAGTAATGTGTACAAAAAATTATTTGGAAATTCTCTTAAAATTTATCtcaatcaataattaaaattcaTCTTAAAATTTTCTCATGTATACGTACATGCATGGACCCCTTTCACTAGGTAGGTTGTTTTTGTCCTTTACAAAATAATTCAATTTGTTCTTCTTGTTCTACTATTGACTATGCGTATATTGCTATTGAAATTATTATCGACAAAAAcatatttttagatatattaattaaaatatattaaaaatattttaaaattaaatttaataaattttagtaataagaatattaaaataataaaatattttttaattatttttttaatagcatttaaaataattttttttcctaaaaaataatttttgccctCAAACTTCAATGCCAAATAAGGACTATATGTTTAGAACCGATTTTATTGTAAGTTAGCATGCTTGCTTGCTTAGAATAGAACCTATCTACAAATTTCATCTTAATTCAAATGAATCATGACACCAATGAGTTTTGATTCGTCTTCAAAATTAATTATGTATGAGGAACCCTAATTAcaattaaatcaataaaaaaataataatttgagaatataagaatgtataaatgagaacaTTAATATATAAATGAGAGCACTGTGAAGTAtatataagttacaaattatGAATTACTGCCTTTTAAACAAAATTATGAGATCAAAAGGCATAACTATTGATTTAGTTAGGTTTTGAAGGTTTAAACTCCATATTTCAAGATCATTATAACAATATTTAGGCTCTATTTgttttgtgaaaaatatttttttaaaattttatttatttttttatattgtttAGCATTTAGAgcactaaaaaataaattaatggaaattatttttctaattaagTGAAAAACTAaactatttttaatgaaaataaattttaataatcttattaatatgaaaataattatacATGAATAACATGTATATACCATTAATTTAACATCATaatcaaataatgaaaaatatttttataaaaaatattttttaaaaaattaattttcatgaaaaatattttttatatataaaaattatttttttcgaaACAACATAATAAGAAAGTGAGGTGAGGTATATTAAATACGACAATGGGGTTGTGTTCATATATAGGACTCCAATCACATCCAAAAAAATAGGAAAAATGTTCTGCTACCGGGAATATCAACGTCATCTGcacattaactttttttttttaatggataatctaaaattaaaattttatgtaaatgaaaaatatattccTTTTATCTACaaaaataactttattttttcacatgaattaagaaaatataattaatacagttaaagtaataatttttttaattttttcctaTCCTTTTCCTCCTAGCAATAAATATTTTTAGTATTTTCCTAATTCATCTTTCAAACAATAAATTTCTTTTGTCTTTTCCTAATACATCATTCACTCATATTACtccaataaaaattaaataatttatgttaataaattattattattattattattattattattattattagaattaataaattttattttttaagaatatattaataaattaataaattaattattatttaaaaatttataatttaatttaaataaaaaaaataaatctattTTCATGAATGGGAGAGAGTATTTATCATTACTCTAACTCTATCCGCTACAAATAAGTTTCATTCTTTTGTAGTGGAAAAGAATTGGCAGAGATGATTCTGTCTCATCGGCATTTGGCAAATAATAAATAAGTCATTTTAAAAGATCAATAGAATGAATAAATACAAAACAGGTGATGGCTATACCAGTAACTATGGCTAGGAAATCAACAAAAGCCTACCTATCACTGATAAGCTTGTTTTTATTCCATGTGGGAGAAAGCTATGTGAGAGTTTATGatgatattataattattaaaaaaaaaaaacctcaattGGAACACGCACCAGAATTCATCTGTTTAATCAATAATCATTTGCCAGTGATCAGGAGAACATTAAATTGAATCTCATTTTCTATTAGCAAAGAACTTATTGAACCAAAAGCATGATTTTTTAGACTCTCACATCCgctacaaataaataaataaataaatatagtaaAGAAGATTTGAACTAAATTGACTTTAGCTATTTTAACTGAAGCAACTCAAAGCTCAATGCCTAAGCATTATTGGTGATTTTCCATACTCATCGAGTTTCACATGGTATCTGAGCAAATCATAAGCAGTGTCACAACAACAAAGTCAAACCAACATATCAACCTTGGCCAATCAAAGAATTTCACAATTTTGCAAAGTTGAGAATTTGTCATCAAAGAATCATCTAAATTTAAGAAGAACATTATTAAGCTTAAGTACATATATAAcaatcaattttatttatttataactgGAGCTATAGCCCCAAAATTACAGTAAACAATTAAGAAAAAACATTGCTAAGATCTTGCAGAATCTAAGACAAGGACCAACATTCAATTTTACAATAATCATCTAGCCCTCATGTGTTATTTtcaatttgttttatttttattttttatttaacaaaAGAAAAAAGTACTGCATACTTTACGCAAAGACAAGCATAAATATAGAAATACTTTTCATACTTTCCCCACTAAATTCTAATCGAAGCAAGTGCTTTTTCAAGGTCCTTGGCCTTCCTGCCAacgtattcagccactgtcacaGAGCGGTATAGAGGAATTTGGCCAAAACTCAAACCCAGAGGATCTAGATTGAAATCAGCAGGCGGGGAATAGAAGAAAGCCACAGAAAACCTTTGTTTAGCCTCTTTCATCACCACACGATGAACAACACTTGGAAACCTAGCATTTGAGAGGATGTGTAAGAGATCACCAACGTTCACTACAAGTGCCCCAGTGACTGGTTGTACTAAACCCCATCCAACTCCTTCTTTGAATATTTGTAGGCCGCTGATCCTCTGGTGCAGTATAGTGAAGAGGGAAGTGTCTGTGTGAGGAGCTAGACCAATGGCTCGATTGGGGTCTGGGCACAATGGATAAGAGTTCAGCTGCAAAGCAGTGCTGGCAACTCCAGGTGAACCAAGCCACTTCATTTCTTCTTCTGACACGGCTAAGTACTCCAGAATATTATGCATTATTGTTATGGCTAGCTCCTCCATTTTCTTTTGTCCGTCCACCATTATGTCACTGCTTATATGGTCGTTTTTGAAAcaaaaacaaattaattaattaggagaATTAATTTTAGCTTAATTTCTTTAGCTCCACACCTAGTTTATTTGTTTATTGGGTCATGTCTACTAAGCCCCTACCCTCCCCAAGTGATAAGGGTGCACTCTTCCACATTAACTTATAGCATTTCATATAAAAAACTTTGAAGTGCTTCCTAACCGAGTGATATTACTTTTGAATAAATAAGCAATAAACACAATCACTCATTTTTCAGAAAAAAGATTGCTATAAAAGAAAGTTTTTACTAAATATTAGTGAGTATTGGTGGTCACCAGTTGCTTATTCATAACTAATATAAATTCATGGAAAAAGGTACTTAATTTgaaggttatatatatatatatgcaggaCGCAAATTAAATGAAGTAGCTTTACCCATTTCCCTACGTGCATGGAAGTGCATGGACTTACCAAAATTTCTGATAGTCATTGGGCCATAGTTCTCTGGCATGATCCAAAGGAGAACCAATGATAGTGAACCCTTCATGCCACATAAACTTGTTGAAAAACGACGATATTCGAGCTAAGCCGTATCCGGTGACTCCACCAGGAGACCTTAAGGCCTTGAGCTTTTGTGTAGTCGGAAGAGAGAAAAGCTGACGAGCCTCAGACTCAACTTCATCGAGTAGGTTCAATGGAATATCATGGTTCACAACTTGGAATACACCCCATGTCTCACATGCATGACCTATTAGCTTAGCTGCATCTGGGTCCTTGAGGTCAATCGTGGGTATAGATAACCAGTCATTGGACTCAAAGCCATCGGAGATAGGCCAAGCATGAGAATCAGGCACAGTAACGACGGAATCAAAGTCTAAAGGGATGATATCGTCGACTTTGAGAGGATATTGTGTGTAGACTTCAGAGAGAGTGCTCATGGTATATAGCTATGATGACTACCTAGCAAGCAACCAAATccaataaaagataggaaaataaaagcaaaaaaaaaaaaaaaaaaaggttttctTACTATTAGATTTGGTAGATTAATTATAAACAAATAAGCAAGATTAGGGTTAAGATGATACCGTTTAAAGAGGGTGACTGTTTGGACAGAGAAATGTCTGTATATGAATTTAGAAGGATGTATGGAGAGGGGAATGTTGTTTTTTCCTTTTGCTTTTGTAGAGCGAAATTGTTATCTAGACTTACCTATTATAGATCTAAGATATAAATATATCAGATTCacctatttaatattttaatatgtattttttattttaagtctGTATTTATCTCTTCTTGTATATATAAGAGATAAACAGATAAGATTCACCTATTTAATGTATTATCGTCCATTTTGCTAAACCAAATCCAACTAAGAAAAATTCTTAATATGAAATTTTTCAACAGCATAAATGGCTTTCATATGCTCACTTTTTGAGGCATGTAAATTTTATACCTCTGTTGTTGGTCAATTACATGTGGATTAAAGAAACCTtagttattaaataaataatttttttaataacaacTAATATAACTTATGTTTAATaaagatataaaaatatatactatttagttttaaattttgaaatagtttattaataaattattttctattatttttttacaataataataaaaggatAAACAAACCTCATGAtgattttaaaatatcattaaaatttttagattttaaatataagaaatgatTTTAACAATAAATGTCTAAGTTTTATAAATAGTTTTTAGTgactaattgtttaattttaaattaatatagtaTAAAATGATAAGTAAAGTTTTATAATGCCCAAAATTGCaaagttaagaattttaaaattcttaatcgtagtaaaaagaattttaagcaactatttttttatatgaaataagatatagtatttaaaatttaaaaaaaatagataaaaaattaatatttaatataataaagtaatttttatataaaaaatgcaAAAATAAAGATGAAAAAAACTGTCatgataaagataaaaaaaacacTATGTCATATGGCGATATTTCAAGTAAGCTTTTTGAGTTAGGTGCCTTACTCTTGTAAAGTCATTTTTAAGATTCAGCTTTAATGTATGTATAAAtaagtattttttatattttata belongs to Hevea brasiliensis isolate MT/VB/25A 57/8 chromosome 4, ASM3005281v1, whole genome shotgun sequence and includes:
- the LOC131179065 gene encoding gibberellin 3-beta-dioxygenase 1-like, translating into MSTLSEVYTQYPLKVDDIIPLDFDSVVTVPDSHAWPISDGFESNDWLSIPTIDLKDPDAAKLIGHACETWGVFQVVNHDIPLNLLDEVESEARQLFSLPTTQKLKALRSPGGVTGYGLARISSFFNKFMWHEGFTIIGSPLDHARELWPNDYQKFCDIMVDGQKKMEELAITIMHNILEYLAVSEEEMKWLGSPGVASTALQLNSYPLCPDPNRAIGLAPHTDTSLFTILHQRISGLQIFKEGVGWGLVQPVTGALVVNVGDLLHILSNARFPSVVHRVVMKEAKQRFSVAFFYSPPADFNLDPLGLSFGQIPLYRSVTVAEYVGRKAKDLEKALASIRI